In Quercus robur chromosome 10, dhQueRobu3.1, whole genome shotgun sequence, a genomic segment contains:
- the LOC126702629 gene encoding uncharacterized protein LOC126702629, translating to MGTQTTFCDMLSCSSSSFCFVVLKTSSPKTKTTLRPSSSNFALQTPPPLQVKHTNTHSLKPTYPYFLRRFSRTKTRATLDEKDQSATPLLEQEEQQQQPSREVEESVELLKKAAKSRRVAAEEILSAFSVIEKAKIDPSGFLDTLGGSKSPGRTWMLIFTAEKENKGGRYFPITAIQRFDATAKRIENGVYLGPIGCLTFEGRISWKKRILAFIFECIRIKIGPWNPLQISLGQKEDREPSTKDPFFIWFYVDEEIAVARGKSGGTAFWCRCRRVTI from the exons ATGGGCACACAAACAACATTCTGCGATATGCTTTCTTGCTCCTCCTCTTCTTTCTGCTTTGTGGTCTTAAAAACTTCATCACCCAAAACTAAAACAACTCTCAGACCCTCCTCCTCAAATTTTGCACTCCAAACCCCACCACCATTACAGGTTAAGCACACCAACACCCATTCTCTCAAACCCACATACCCTTATTTTCTCAGAAGATTTTCTAGAACAAAAACTAGAGCCACCCTTGATGAAAAAGACCAAAGTGCCACCCCTCTTCTTGAGCAggaagaacaacaacaacaacccagcaga GAAGTTGAAGAGAGTGTAGAATTGCTGAAAAAGGCTGCTAAGAGCAGAAGGGTTGCGGCAGAGGAGATTTTGTCTGCTTTTTCTGTAATTGAGAAGGCAAAGATTGATCCCTCAGGATTTCTTGATACGCTAGGTGGATCAAAATCCCCTGGTAGAACATGGATGCTTATTTTTACTGCTGAG AAGGAAAATAAGGGGGGTCGTTATTTTCCTATTACAGCGATTCAGAGGTTCGATGCTACT GCAAAGAGAATTGAGAATGGTGTATATCTCGGACCAATTGGATGCTTAACGTTTGAAGGCAGAATTTCATGGAAGAAGAGAATACTGGCCTTCATTTTTGAGTGTATTCGGATAAAAATTGGACCTTGGAACCCTTTACAGATAAGTCTTGGCCAAAAAGAAGACAGGGAGCCAAGCACCAAGGATCCTTTCTTTATCTGGTTTTATGTTGATGAGGAAATAGCAGTTGCACGAGGCAAAAGTGGGGGGACTGCATTTTGGTGCCGCTGTCGCCGTGTCACTATTTGA
- the LOC126702576 gene encoding ATP synthase subunit beta, mitochondrial-like: MSSSSRKLLTTLLRSAPLRRPTTTATRLPPRSPLARPAGYLLPRAAAHYSTATPSKPPPSPSSPPSPAADGSPAPSGKITDEHTGKGAVGKVCQVIGAVVDVRFEAGLPPILTALELLNNPIRVVLEVAQHLGENMVRCIAMDGTEGVVRGQPVLNTGAPITVPVGRATLGRIINVIGEAIDQRGDIKTDHYLPIHREAPAFVEQATEQQILVTGIKVVDLLAPYQRGGKIGLFGGAGVGKTVLIMELINNVAKAHGGFSVFAGVGERTREGNDLYKEMIESGVIKLENQDESKCALVYGQMNEPPGARARVGLTGLTVAEHFRDAEGQDVLLFIDNIFRFTQANSEVSALLGRIPSAVGYQPTLATDLGELQERITTTKKGSITSVQAIYVPADDLTDPAPATTFAHLDATTVLSRQISELGIYPAVDPLDSTSRMLSPRILGEEHYNTARGVQKVLQDYKNLQDIIAILGMDELSEDDKLTVARARKIQRFLSQPFHVAEVFTGAPGKYVELKESINSFQGVIDGTYDDLSEQSFYMVGGIEDVIAKAEKIAKESAA, encoded by the exons ATGTCCTCTTCCTCACGCAAACTCCTCACCACACTCCTCCGCTCCGCTCCTCTCCGCCGccccaccaccaccgccacaaGACTCCCACCGAGATCCCCACTCGCGCGCCCCGCCGGCTACCTCCTCCCACGCGCCGCCGCGCATTACTCCACAGCCACTCCTTCAAAGCCGCCGCCGTCTCCGTCGTCTCCCCCGTCCCCCGCCGCCGATGGCTCGCCTGCTCCCTCCGGAAAGATCACCGATGAGCACACAGGAAAGGGCGCGGTCGGAAAGGTGTGCCAGGTCATCGGAGCCGTCGTGGACGTCCGATTCGAAGCCGGACTGCCGCCGATTCTGACGGCTCTGGAGTTGCTGAACAATCCGATCAGGGTTGTGCTGGAGGTGGCTCAGCATTTGGGTGAGAACATGGTGCGATGCATTGCTATGGACGGCACTGAAGGTGTCGTTAGAGGTCAGCCAGTCCTCAACACTGGCGCTCCCATCACC GTGCCGGTTGGGAGGGCTACACTTGGCCGCATCATTAATGTCATTGGAGAGGCCATCGATCAGAGAGGCGATATAA AAACGGATCACTATCTGCCGATCCATAGAGAAGCGCCCGCCTTTGTTGAGCAGGCGACCGAGCAACAGATTCTTGTTACTGGAATTAAG GTTGTTGATCTCCTTGCACCTTACCAAAGAGGTGGAAAGATTGGGCTCTTTGGTGGCGCGGGTGTTGGCAAGACTGTGCTCATTATGGAACTCATTAACAATGTTGCTAAGGCTCATG GTGGTTTCTCTGTATTTGCTGGTGTTGGAGAGCGTACTCGTGAGGGTAATGACTTGTACAAAGAAATGATTGAAAGTGGTGTTATTAAGCTTGAAAATCAG GATGAAAGCAAGTGTGCTCTTGTGTATGGTCAAATGAATGAGCCTCCTGGTGCTCGTGCTCGTGTTGGACTTACAGGGCTGACTGTCGCTGAGCATTTCCGAGATGCTGAGGGTCAAGATGTGCTTCTCTTCATTGATAACATTTTCCGCTTCACCCAA GCTAACTCGGAGGTGTCTGCTTTGCTTGGCCGTATACCATCTGCTGTTGGTTACCAACCTACCTTGGCTACAGATCTTGGAGAACTTCAAGAGCGTATTACCACTACCAAGAAGGGTTCAATCACATCTGTTCAGGCTATTTATGTCCCTGCTGATGACTTGACAGATCCGGCTCCCGCAACCACTTTTGCCCATCTTGATGCCACAACAGTGCTGTCCCGGCAG ATTTCTGAGCTTGGTATCTATCCTGCTGTCGACCCCTTGGATTCTACATCTCGCATGCTCTCTCCTCGTATTTTGGGTGAAGAACACTATAATACTGCTCGTGGTGTTCAGAAAGTTCTCCAGGACTATAAGAATCTTCAAGACATTATTGCCATTTTGGGAATGGATGAGCTCAGTGAAGATGACAAGTTGACAGTTGCTCGTGCTCGTAAGATCCAGAGGTTCTTGAGCCAGCCTTTCCATGTCGCAGAAGTCTTCACTGGAGCCCCAGGAAAATATGTTGAGCTGAAAGAGAGCATTAACAGCTTCCAG GGAGTCATTGATGGAACCTATGATGATCTTTCTGAGCAGTCATTTTACATGGTTGGTGGAATTGAAGATGTCATTGCAAAGGCAGAGAAGATTGCCAAGGAGTCTGCTGCTTAG
- the LOC126703236 gene encoding loganic acid O-methyltransferase-like — protein sequence MAFTTNGGNGEYSYSNNSSFQRGAADAAKELINEAIAEKLDIQNFSSSNTFRVTDLGCSVGPNTILAMQNIVDAVELKYQSQGHNTPEFQVFFNDHASNDFNTLFTSLPPDRKYYAAAVPGSFYSRLFPNASLHFVFSSYALQCLSQVPKEVLDKSSPAWNKGRIHYSNASDKVVQSYAAQYAKDMECFLNARAQEVVYGGFIVIIIPGRPNGLPHSQAIANMVGEILGSCLLDMAKKGTISEEKVDTFNLPTYFASPQEVEAIVERNGCFRLERMEILPQAIPSGNFSRGKVTSSQIRAGMEGMFKEHFGEEIIDELFDALHKKLDESSIFESGNGSTLFVLLNRIATV from the exons ATGGCTTTTACAACGAATGGCGGAAACGGCGAGTACAGTTATTCGAATAACTCCTCTTTCCAG AGAGGAGCGGCCGATGCTGCCAAGGAACTTATCAATGAGGCAATAGCTGAAAAGCTTGACATACAGAACTTTTCTTCTTCCAACACCTTTCGAGTCACAGATTTGGGTTGCTCCGTTGGACCTAACACAATTTTGGCAATGCAAAACATAGTTGATGCAGTGGAACTCAAATATCAATCTCAAGGACATAACACTCCTGAATTCCAAGTTTTCTTTAACGATCATGCTTCAAATGATTTTAACACACTCTTTACATCCCTGCCTCCAGACAGGAAATATTATGCAGCAGCCGTGCCTGGTTCTTTTTATTCTCGCTTATTTCCTAATGCCTCTCTTCACTTTGTTTTCTCTTCCTATGCCCTACAATGTCTTTCTCAAGTACCAAAAGAGGTGTTGGACAAAAGCTCTCCTGCTTGGAATAAAGGGAGGATCCACTACTCAAATGCTTCAGACAAAGTTGTTCAGTCTTATGCAGCTCAATATGCTAAGGACATGGAGTGCTTTTTAAATGCTAGAGCACAAGAGGTTGTATATGGAGGATTTATAGTAATAATCATCCCAGGCCGTCCCAATGGACTCCCTCATTCACAAGCTATTGCCAATATGGTAGGAGAAATCTTGGGATCTTGCTTGCTAGACATGGCTAAGAAG GGTACAATTAGTGAAGAGAAAGTGGACACCTTCAATCTACCAACATATTTTGCATCTCCCCAAGAAGTGGAAGCAATTGTGGAACGAAATGGATGTTTCCGTTTAGAAAGAATGGAAATTCTTCCTCAAGCAATACCGAGTGGTAATTTTTCAAGAGGCAAGGTGACGTCATCTCAAATTAGAGCTGGCATGGAGGGAATGTTTAAGGAGCATTTTGGAGAGGAGATTATAGATGAGCTCTTTGATGCATTGCACAAGAAACTTGATGAATCGTCCATATTCGAGTCAGGGAATGGATCTACTTTATTTGTGTTACTCAATCGCATAGCAACCGTTTAG